A single Kribbella aluminosa DNA region contains:
- a CDS encoding aminotransferase class I/II-fold pyridoxal phosphate-dependent enzyme, translated as MSFTPFALEEWQSRYEHSVAYNLADSGCHPVALGELLGDDPQAVRRLLAIDLHYPPVGGTDPLRALIAEWHGAEAGNVLVTVGAAEANAITVAGLVSAGDHVVVMEPGYRQVRGLALNAGAEVDAFPLDPDNGWRPDLAALESVVRPDTKLIAITNPNNPAGTILTAAELEAVVAVAERVGAWILADEVYRGTERLTDEITPSLWGRYDKLVCVGSLSKAFGLPGLRLGWLVASPATVEATWRHHEYATIATSMLSMHLAEVALRSRDRLLTRNRALIRDGYDRLSKWVADSNGLLSVVPPQSTALAFVRYDLPMTSSEVADALRTEGSVLVGAGEHFGIESHLRITHGLTPEYLDAALSSITKVLRNYQA; from the coding sequence ATGTCATTCACCCCGTTCGCACTTGAAGAGTGGCAGTCGCGCTACGAGCACTCGGTCGCGTACAACCTCGCCGACAGCGGCTGTCATCCGGTCGCGCTGGGCGAGTTGCTCGGCGACGATCCCCAAGCGGTACGTCGGTTGCTCGCGATCGACCTGCACTACCCGCCGGTCGGCGGGACGGATCCGCTGCGCGCGTTGATCGCCGAGTGGCACGGCGCCGAGGCCGGGAACGTCCTGGTCACCGTCGGCGCGGCCGAGGCCAACGCGATCACCGTCGCCGGCCTGGTGTCCGCGGGCGATCACGTGGTGGTGATGGAGCCCGGGTACCGGCAGGTGCGGGGCCTCGCGCTGAACGCCGGCGCCGAGGTCGACGCGTTCCCACTGGACCCGGACAACGGGTGGCGCCCGGATCTCGCCGCGCTCGAGAGCGTCGTACGTCCGGACACCAAGCTGATCGCGATCACCAACCCGAACAACCCGGCCGGCACGATCCTGACGGCCGCCGAACTCGAGGCCGTCGTAGCGGTGGCCGAGCGGGTCGGTGCCTGGATCCTGGCCGACGAGGTCTACCGCGGAACCGAGCGGCTCACCGACGAGATCACACCGAGTCTGTGGGGCCGTTACGACAAGCTCGTCTGTGTCGGGAGTCTGTCCAAGGCGTTCGGCCTGCCCGGGTTGCGGCTCGGGTGGCTGGTCGCGTCGCCTGCGACGGTCGAGGCGACCTGGCGCCACCACGAGTACGCCACGATCGCGACCAGCATGCTCTCCATGCACCTCGCGGAGGTCGCCCTGCGATCCCGCGACCGCCTCCTCACCCGCAACCGCGCGCTGATCCGCGACGGCTACGACCGCCTGTCGAAGTGGGTTGCCGACAGCAACGGCCTGCTGTCGGTCGTCCCGCCGCAGTCCACCGCGCTGGCCTTCGTCCGCTACGACCTCCCGATGACCAGCTCCGAGGTCGCCGATGCCCTGCGTACCGAAGGCAGCGTTCTGGTCGGAGCGGGCGAACACTTCGGCATCGAGTCCCACCTCCGCATCACCCACGGACTGACCCCCGAGTATCTCGACGCGGCCCTCAGCAGCATCACCAAGGTCCTGCGGAACTACCAGGCGTAG
- a CDS encoding ornithine cyclodeaminase family protein produces the protein MSTSIPIVEQLPSLPTEDVLAALRSAFTELAAGTAIQPPQTVTLLPGGGDVIAYQAATSEAYAAKLSPYLPQPDGSAIVAAWTVVLSTRTGRPVVLCDSKALTVERTAATTALAVDLLAKSDASTLALIGAGAQAHAHLRYARAVRSFADVRIYSRSLREAPDGTTLTASADEAAAGADVVLLCTSAGEAVIDVTALDAGTLVTSISTNVPRAHEIAPAALPDLDVYGDYRPTVTASAGEMVIAAEQGIWSPKQLRGDLPELLTGACERPSGDRPVFFRSIGLGIEDLAVTRLLVPSS, from the coding sequence ATGAGCACCAGTATACCCATTGTGGAGCAGTTGCCTTCGTTGCCGACCGAGGACGTCCTGGCCGCGCTGCGGTCGGCGTTCACCGAACTGGCGGCCGGGACCGCGATCCAGCCGCCGCAGACCGTCACGTTACTGCCGGGCGGCGGCGACGTGATCGCCTACCAGGCCGCCACGAGTGAGGCGTACGCCGCGAAGCTGTCGCCGTACCTCCCGCAGCCGGACGGTTCCGCGATCGTCGCCGCGTGGACCGTGGTCCTGAGCACCCGGACCGGACGACCTGTCGTGCTGTGCGACTCCAAAGCGCTCACCGTCGAGCGGACCGCGGCGACGACCGCGCTTGCCGTCGACCTGCTTGCCAAAAGCGATGCGTCCACACTGGCCCTCATCGGCGCGGGCGCTCAGGCGCACGCGCATCTGCGGTACGCCCGCGCGGTCCGGTCGTTTGCCGACGTGCGGATCTACAGCCGGTCCCTGCGCGAGGCGCCGGACGGTACGACGCTCACCGCCAGTGCGGACGAGGCCGCTGCCGGAGCCGACGTCGTACTGCTCTGCACCTCGGCCGGCGAGGCGGTCATCGACGTCACTGCACTAGACGCCGGCACCCTCGTGACCTCGATCAGCACCAACGTGCCGCGCGCCCACGAGATCGCGCCGGCTGCGTTGCCGGACCTCGACGTGTACGGCGACTATCGGCCGACGGTCACGGCTTCCGCCGGGGAGATGGTGATCGCCGCGGAGCAAGGCATCTGGTCACCGAAGCAACTGCGTGGTGATCTACCCGAGTTGCTGACCGGTGCGTGTGAGCGCCCGTCCGGAGATCGTCCGGTGTTCTTCCGCTCGATCGGCCTCGGCATCGAGGACCTCGCCGTCACTCGCCTGCTCGTTCCGTCCAGCTGA
- a CDS encoding helix-turn-helix domain-containing protein translates to MSTDENRSTAFIERLGHEVRRRRKAGGMTVQTLADRSGLSRRMLTQIEQGTANPSLVTVDKIAHALGVDFAALSAPTSTEPLQVSEPTEVWRNDAGSRAVLHAAGSRRGGPELWEWTLQPGDRYDAEPDPPGTEELLLVTAGSLVLTADHQAVTLTPGMSARLASDRTYSYAAPTSQTTFVRVVQPTA, encoded by the coding sequence ATGTCAACGGACGAGAACCGGAGTACGGCGTTCATCGAGCGCCTGGGCCATGAGGTACGACGACGCCGCAAGGCCGGCGGAATGACCGTGCAGACCCTCGCGGACCGGTCCGGCCTGAGCCGGCGGATGCTCACGCAGATCGAGCAGGGTACGGCGAACCCGAGCCTGGTCACCGTCGACAAGATCGCCCACGCGCTCGGTGTCGACTTCGCGGCCCTCTCGGCGCCGACGTCCACCGAACCACTGCAGGTGTCCGAGCCGACGGAGGTCTGGCGCAACGACGCCGGCAGCCGAGCCGTCCTGCACGCCGCCGGCTCCCGCCGTGGCGGCCCCGAACTCTGGGAATGGACCCTGCAACCAGGTGACCGCTACGACGCGGAACCCGACCCGCCCGGCACCGAGGAACTCCTCCTGGTAACCGCCGGCTCCCTCGTGCTGACCGCCGACCACCAGGCAGTCACCCTCACCCCCGGAATGTCCGCCCGCCTCGCCAGCGACCGCACCTACTCGTACGCCGCCCCCACCAGTCAGACCACCTTCGTCCGCGTAGTCCAGCCCACCGCCTGA
- a CDS encoding S53 family peptidase: MIRTVGAMVGCAALVAGGASVETPPQQTIQVRLAPDLSGAERFATAVSTPGNPLYHHYLSPDEYTARFGQAEKVQSLPAMALGITGLDGTSSASARTGRAPKPTCSQYWGQHVQTVKPAFRGLTKASLPICGYSANQLRTAYGASPAFTGKGQTVALTESLAPTDMLRTLREYARRNHLPAPKADQYKEIHLGGGTGCSQASRSAAPYNDEAEMDSEAVYAMAPDAKQLMVVGGGCNEDQALLNAVAAVLKGDGHRPSASIVSNSWQIPIGDVPPKTVHALAVRAAAEGVGLYFSSGDTPGLTTTASDPFVTAVGGTTLGLDARNKRMFETGWSNETAIPDGGKWSGVGLTSGGGGTSLEYAQPAYQKGVVPASMSHVRIAGRTAVNRTVPDISAVGDIDTGMLTGYTDSDSKRYVTQVNAGTSLSAPLVAGLVADAQQGRRSFGFINPLIYRLHGTPAFRDVLPLPATTPQQNRAAFIPADGTDSASLDVFDSHDRTETDQVTVKGYDTVTGVGTPNGLPFILGLRLTDALR; the protein is encoded by the coding sequence GTGATCAGGACTGTTGGTGCGATGGTGGGCTGTGCCGCGCTGGTGGCCGGCGGGGCATCGGTGGAGACCCCTCCACAGCAGACGATCCAGGTCCGGCTGGCGCCTGACCTGTCCGGAGCTGAACGGTTCGCCACCGCCGTCTCCACGCCAGGCAATCCCCTGTACCACCACTATCTGAGCCCGGACGAATACACGGCCCGGTTCGGCCAGGCGGAGAAGGTGCAGTCGCTGCCGGCGATGGCGCTGGGCATCACCGGGCTCGACGGTACGAGCTCCGCGTCGGCTCGGACGGGACGGGCCCCGAAGCCGACATGCTCGCAGTACTGGGGTCAGCACGTGCAGACCGTCAAGCCGGCGTTCCGCGGTCTCACCAAGGCCTCGCTGCCGATCTGCGGATACTCCGCCAACCAGCTGCGTACGGCGTACGGCGCGAGCCCGGCCTTCACGGGCAAGGGGCAGACCGTCGCGTTGACCGAGAGCCTGGCGCCGACCGACATGCTCCGGACACTCCGCGAGTACGCGCGGCGGAACCACCTGCCGGCGCCGAAGGCGGACCAGTACAAGGAGATCCACCTCGGCGGCGGCACGGGCTGCAGCCAGGCGTCGCGGAGCGCGGCGCCGTACAACGACGAAGCGGAGATGGACTCCGAAGCGGTCTACGCGATGGCGCCGGACGCCAAGCAGCTGATGGTTGTCGGAGGTGGCTGCAACGAGGACCAGGCCCTGCTGAACGCGGTCGCCGCCGTACTGAAGGGTGACGGCCACCGTCCGAGCGCCTCGATCGTCTCCAACTCCTGGCAGATCCCGATCGGCGACGTACCGCCGAAGACCGTGCACGCGCTCGCCGTTCGCGCAGCCGCCGAGGGTGTCGGGCTGTACTTCTCCTCCGGCGACACCCCCGGCCTCACGACCACGGCGTCGGATCCGTTCGTGACGGCCGTCGGCGGTACGACGCTGGGCCTGGACGCGCGGAACAAGCGCATGTTCGAGACCGGCTGGTCGAACGAGACCGCGATCCCGGACGGCGGCAAGTGGAGCGGCGTGGGCCTGACGTCGGGCGGCGGCGGGACCAGCCTGGAGTACGCGCAGCCTGCCTATCAGAAGGGCGTCGTACCGGCGTCGATGTCGCACGTAAGGATCGCCGGGCGGACCGCGGTGAACCGGACGGTGCCGGACATCTCTGCCGTCGGCGACATCGACACGGGCATGCTGACGGGCTACACCGACTCTGACAGCAAGCGCTACGTGACACAGGTGAACGCGGGGACGAGTCTGTCCGCACCTCTGGTCGCAGGCCTCGTCGCCGATGCCCAGCAGGGCCGGCGGTCCTTCGGCTTCATCAACCCGCTCATCTACCGGTTGCACGGCACACCGGCGTTCCGCGACGTCCTCCCGCTGCCCGCAACCACGCCCCAGCAGAACCGCGCCGCGTTCATCCCGGCCGACGGCACCGACAGCGCATCCCTCGACGTCTTCGACTCCCACGACCGCACGGAAACCGACCAGGTCACCGTGAAGGGCTACGACACCGTCACCGGCGTCGGCACCCCGAACGGTCTCCCCTTCATCCTCGGCCTCCGCCTGACCGACGCCCTCCGCTAA
- a CDS encoding putative quinol monooxygenase — protein MIFITAKFRVKPEHAEDWPSITADFTAATRAEPGCLWFDWSRSLDDTDEYVLIEAFADDEAATHHVTSDHFKAAQQHLPPHLVKTPRIVNFKVPQDDWSELGELAVK, from the coding sequence ATGATCTTCATTACCGCGAAGTTCCGGGTGAAGCCCGAGCACGCCGAGGACTGGCCGTCGATCACCGCCGACTTCACCGCCGCGACCCGCGCGGAGCCCGGCTGCCTGTGGTTCGACTGGTCGCGCTCCCTCGACGACACCGACGAGTACGTGCTGATCGAGGCCTTCGCCGACGACGAGGCCGCGACCCACCACGTCACCTCCGACCATTTCAAGGCGGCCCAGCAGCACCTCCCGCCGCACCTGGTCAAGACCCCGCGCATCGTCAACTTCAAGGTCCCGCAGGACGACTGGTCAGAGCTCGGCGAACTCGCCGTGAAGTGA
- a CDS encoding proline racemase family protein, which translates to MDDVNVVDYHTAGEPFRIVTSVEIPGATVADRRVTAQSSSEVDAVRQLLVNEPRGHADMYGGFVVPGDDDGADFGVVFWHKDGYSTACGHGTIALATWAVATGLVPAGEVVIDVPSGRVTAQVGPDGVAFRNVPSYVLRRGVQLTTSRGEVTADISYGGAFYASVRASSVGLSVTPASYADLIAIGREIKWALDPVAVHPTDPRLSGLYGTILYDDLGSWEEGPHQRNLAVFADGEADRSPCGSGTSARLALLYDEGRLRPGQTLRHESIVGTTFRGRVVEETPDGVITEVAGNAYRTGSATFTLDPRDPLGTGFVLR; encoded by the coding sequence GTGGACGATGTCAACGTTGTGGATTACCACACGGCCGGGGAGCCGTTCCGGATCGTGACCTCGGTGGAGATCCCGGGTGCGACGGTCGCGGACCGCCGGGTCACGGCGCAGTCGTCCTCGGAGGTCGATGCCGTCCGGCAGTTGCTGGTCAACGAGCCACGCGGTCATGCCGACATGTACGGCGGATTCGTCGTACCGGGTGACGACGACGGCGCGGACTTCGGCGTGGTGTTCTGGCACAAGGACGGGTACTCGACCGCGTGCGGGCACGGGACGATCGCGCTCGCGACCTGGGCCGTGGCCACCGGTCTGGTCCCGGCGGGCGAGGTCGTCATCGACGTACCGTCCGGACGGGTGACCGCACAGGTCGGACCCGATGGTGTTGCCTTCCGCAACGTTCCGTCGTACGTGCTTCGGCGCGGGGTGCAGCTGACGACGTCGCGGGGAGAGGTGACGGCGGACATCAGCTACGGCGGGGCGTTCTACGCGTCCGTTCGCGCCTCGTCGGTCGGCCTCTCGGTGACGCCGGCGTCGTACGCGGACCTGATCGCGATCGGCCGCGAGATCAAGTGGGCGCTGGACCCGGTCGCCGTGCACCCGACCGATCCGCGGCTCAGCGGCCTCTACGGCACGATCCTGTACGACGACCTCGGCTCGTGGGAGGAAGGCCCGCACCAGCGCAACCTCGCGGTCTTCGCCGACGGTGAGGCCGACCGCTCCCCGTGCGGCTCCGGTACGTCGGCCCGCCTCGCGCTGCTGTACGACGAGGGCCGGCTCAGGCCTGGGCAGACGCTCCGCCACGAGTCGATCGTCGGTACGACGTTCCGCGGTCGGGTGGTCGAGGAGACGCCGGACGGCGTGATCACCGAGGTCGCCGGGAACGCCTATCGCACCGGCAGCGCGACGTTCACCCTCGATCCGCGCGACCCGTTGGGCACCGGGTTCGTCCTGCGCTGA
- the ligD gene encoding non-homologous end-joining DNA ligase, translating to MAESKAKSPAVELEVGGRTVRVSNPERVYFPARGETKLDLVKYYLSVGDGIVNALRERPCMLHRFPEGVSGEKVHQKRLPHGAPPWMETVRVKFPRYNRTADELCVTEIAHVAWAVQMSTVEFHPWNSRRADTEKPDEWRIDLDPMPDCPFDRVRRVAHTAHEVLDELGAVGYPKTSGGSGIHIYVRVEPAYGFTDVRRAALAFAREVERRTPEDVTTTWWRKDRDPRLVFVDYNQNARDHTIASAYSVRGNPEGTVSTPIRWDEVDDVHPKDFTIATVPQRYAELGDLHATIDDNPYSLDTLIEWADRDECEGAEAPPED from the coding sequence ATGGCCGAGTCCAAGGCGAAGTCTCCGGCGGTCGAGCTGGAGGTGGGTGGTCGGACCGTTCGGGTGTCCAATCCTGAGCGGGTGTACTTTCCTGCGCGGGGTGAGACCAAGCTGGATCTGGTCAAGTACTACCTGTCCGTCGGGGACGGGATCGTGAACGCGCTGCGGGAGCGGCCGTGCATGTTGCACCGGTTCCCGGAGGGGGTTTCGGGCGAGAAGGTGCATCAGAAGCGGTTGCCGCACGGGGCGCCGCCGTGGATGGAGACGGTGCGGGTCAAGTTCCCCCGGTACAACCGGACCGCGGACGAGCTGTGCGTCACCGAGATCGCGCACGTGGCGTGGGCGGTGCAGATGTCGACGGTCGAGTTCCACCCGTGGAACTCGCGGCGCGCCGACACCGAGAAGCCCGACGAGTGGCGGATCGACCTGGACCCGATGCCCGACTGCCCGTTCGATCGCGTACGCCGGGTCGCGCACACCGCGCACGAAGTACTCGACGAGCTCGGCGCGGTCGGCTACCCGAAGACGTCCGGCGGCAGCGGTATCCACATCTACGTCCGCGTCGAGCCGGCGTACGGCTTCACGGATGTACGGCGGGCCGCGCTCGCGTTCGCGCGGGAGGTGGAGCGGCGTACACCGGAGGACGTGACGACCACGTGGTGGCGCAAGGATCGCGACCCGCGGCTGGTCTTCGTCGACTACAACCAGAACGCCCGCGACCACACGATCGCCAGCGCGTACTCGGTGCGCGGTAACCCGGAAGGCACCGTGTCGACCCCGATCCGCTGGGACGAGGTCGACGACGTGCACCCGAAGGACTTCACGATCGCGACAGTCCCTCAGCGGTACGCCGAGCTCGGCGACCTGCACGCGACGATCGACGACAACCCCTACTCGCTCGACACCCTGATCGAGTGGGCCGACCGCGACGAATGCGAAGGCGCCGAGGCCCCACCCGAGGACTGA
- a CDS encoding branched-chain amino acid aminotransferase, translating to MTGEQQATLVTDAWDFAVELRSDPASAEARAAVLADPAFGQSFTDHMVVANWSADRGWHGPKVTAYAPLSLSPAAAVFHYSQEIFEGLKAYRHADGSVWAFRPDRNAARFTASAERLALPQLPEEEFVAALRALVTVDEAWVPSAEDGETSLYLRPYMIATEAALAVRPSNEVLFGVIASPAGPYFNTGPKPVSIWLTTSTIRATPGGTGAAKCGGNYASSLAGLAEAVANGCEQVAFVDAVEHKWLEEIGSMNMFFVYADGRIATPELSGSILEGVTRASVLELAADLGHPVEERRISADEWRDGIRSGEITEVFASGTAAVITPIGRLAWPDGDLTIGDHTVDHGVGPITAKIRDTLLDLQYGRIPDTRNWLTRLA from the coding sequence GTGACAGGTGAACAGCAAGCAACGCTGGTGACAGACGCATGGGACTTCGCGGTCGAGCTGCGGAGTGACCCGGCCAGTGCAGAGGCCAGGGCTGCCGTACTGGCGGACCCGGCGTTCGGGCAGTCCTTCACGGACCACATGGTGGTTGCCAACTGGTCGGCCGACCGCGGCTGGCACGGCCCGAAGGTCACGGCGTACGCACCGCTCTCGCTCAGCCCTGCGGCTGCTGTCTTCCACTACTCGCAGGAGATCTTCGAAGGCCTCAAGGCGTACCGGCACGCGGACGGTTCAGTGTGGGCCTTCCGCCCGGACCGGAACGCGGCCCGGTTCACCGCGAGCGCTGAGCGGCTTGCACTGCCCCAACTGCCGGAAGAGGAGTTCGTCGCGGCGCTGCGGGCTCTGGTGACCGTTGACGAGGCCTGGGTGCCGTCAGCCGAGGACGGGGAGACCAGCCTCTACCTGCGGCCGTACATGATCGCCACCGAGGCCGCCCTGGCCGTCCGGCCCTCCAACGAGGTGCTGTTCGGCGTCATCGCCTCACCGGCCGGCCCGTACTTCAACACCGGCCCGAAGCCCGTCTCGATCTGGCTGACCACCTCCACGATCCGCGCCACTCCGGGCGGGACCGGTGCGGCCAAGTGCGGCGGCAACTACGCGTCCAGCCTGGCCGGCCTGGCCGAGGCGGTGGCGAACGGCTGCGAGCAGGTCGCGTTCGTCGACGCCGTCGAGCACAAGTGGCTCGAGGAGATCGGCAGCATGAACATGTTCTTCGTGTACGCCGACGGCCGGATCGCCACCCCGGAGCTGTCCGGCTCGATCCTCGAGGGCGTCACCCGCGCCTCGGTCCTCGAACTCGCCGCCGACCTCGGCCACCCGGTCGAGGAGCGCCGGATCTCGGCCGACGAATGGCGCGACGGGATCCGCTCCGGCGAGATCACCGAGGTCTTCGCCTCCGGGACCGCCGCCGTGATCACCCCGATCGGCCGCCTCGCCTGGCCCGACGGCGACCTCACCATCGGCGACCACACCGTCGACCACGGCGTCGGCCCGATCACCGCCAAGATCCGAGACACCCTCCTCGACCTTCAGTACGGCCGCATCCCCGACACCCGCAACTGGCTCACCCGCCTCGCCTGA
- a CDS encoding helix-turn-helix domain-containing protein: protein MTFGSLLRQCRQTAGLSLRQLAAQVGYDHSYLSQVERGQRPGSADLARLCDKELGTAGRLTATFEQRTAPYGQRPARTGQSRPEPDPLEAAWRGLVGTLDAGDPAELFSDCRTVPPAALLPALASQLRGADGTEAAELSTLIAETLTRLDDRRTARRWWWAARAAADSVGSGAAVRAKETISGLAERRPLPELLELAEQAVGLDRQSYLPRAARALVLAELGRRQEAHRALQELIGIGDGLAPTYQLHWAEGRVCTLLGYGVAGCVLLERARELCPESWVGDRARLDLCLAECLAVAGEAAAGLAMALRVLVDLPDEWHDSLVYDAAERVLHVVQAQPGSAELTWWLARSGRSVGGGSRWR from the coding sequence GTGACTTTCGGTTCCCTACTGCGGCAGTGCAGGCAGACGGCCGGGCTGAGCCTGCGGCAACTGGCAGCACAGGTCGGGTACGACCACAGCTATCTGTCGCAGGTGGAGCGCGGGCAGCGGCCGGGCTCTGCCGACCTGGCGCGGCTCTGCGACAAGGAGCTCGGCACTGCCGGCCGGCTGACTGCCACGTTCGAGCAAAGGACTGCCCCATACGGGCAAAGGCCTGCGCGGACAGGTCAGTCGCGGCCGGAGCCCGACCCGTTGGAGGCGGCTTGGCGGGGGCTGGTCGGCACACTCGACGCCGGCGACCCGGCCGAGCTGTTCAGCGACTGCCGTACGGTGCCTCCGGCTGCACTACTGCCTGCCCTGGCGAGTCAGCTGCGCGGCGCAGACGGCACGGAGGCGGCCGAGCTGAGCACGCTGATCGCGGAGACGCTGACCAGGCTGGACGACCGCCGTACTGCGCGTCGCTGGTGGTGGGCCGCCCGTGCGGCCGCGGACAGCGTCGGTAGCGGGGCGGCTGTGCGCGCCAAGGAGACGATCAGCGGATTGGCCGAGCGCCGGCCGTTGCCCGAGCTGCTGGAGCTAGCCGAACAAGCGGTCGGTCTCGATCGTCAGAGCTACTTGCCGCGCGCCGCGCGAGCACTGGTCCTGGCTGAGCTCGGCCGGCGTCAGGAGGCACACCGTGCGTTGCAGGAGTTGATCGGCATCGGCGACGGGCTCGCTCCGACGTACCAGCTGCACTGGGCCGAGGGACGCGTGTGCACTCTGCTTGGGTACGGCGTGGCCGGCTGTGTGCTGCTGGAGCGCGCACGGGAGCTCTGCCCGGAGAGCTGGGTCGGCGATCGCGCGAGGCTCGACTTGTGCCTTGCCGAGTGCCTGGCGGTTGCGGGAGAGGCGGCGGCCGGCCTGGCGATGGCCCTGCGTGTACTGGTCGACCTACCGGACGAGTGGCACGACTCCTTGGTGTACGACGCTGCCGAGCGGGTGCTGCACGTCGTACAGGCACAGCCGGGCTCGGCCGAGCTGACGTGGTGGCTGGCGCGGAGTGGCCGGAGTGTGGGCGGTGGGTCGAGGTGGAGGTGA
- a CDS encoding NAD(P)/FAD-dependent oxidoreductase, with protein sequence MYGASEGLRTVLVEQLATGGQAGQSSRIENYLGFPDGVSGAQLTDRARRQAVRFGAELLTTRQVVGLDTLGNARRLVFADGSEISAHSVILATGVSYRTLQAPGVDDLCGRGIYYGSATTEGPACAGSEVYIIGGANSAGQAAVYFARHAKRVHMLVRGPSLTATMSSYLIDQIDEIENIEVHTCTQVVSCMGSEHLEHLTLLNSETGEKREVDTEWMFVFIGAAPRTDWLPGDLLRDERGFVLTGPDLHGRPPGWVLEREPYHLETSMPGVFAAGDVRAESVKRVASAVGDGAMAVTLVHRYLEML encoded by the coding sequence GTGTACGGCGCCAGCGAGGGCCTGCGGACTGTCCTCGTCGAGCAGTTGGCGACGGGCGGGCAGGCGGGGCAGTCGAGCCGTATCGAGAACTACCTCGGGTTCCCGGACGGGGTGTCCGGCGCGCAGCTCACCGACCGGGCGCGACGGCAGGCGGTCCGGTTCGGGGCCGAGCTGCTGACGACCCGGCAGGTGGTCGGGTTGGACACGCTCGGAAACGCGCGGCGGCTGGTGTTCGCGGACGGCAGCGAGATCTCGGCGCACTCGGTGATCCTGGCGACCGGCGTCTCGTACCGGACGCTCCAGGCGCCCGGCGTCGACGACCTGTGCGGCCGCGGCATCTACTACGGATCGGCCACCACCGAAGGGCCGGCGTGCGCCGGTTCGGAGGTCTACATCATCGGCGGGGCGAATTCCGCCGGGCAGGCCGCGGTCTATTTCGCCAGGCATGCGAAACGCGTGCATATGCTGGTAAGAGGACCATCGCTCACCGCGACGATGTCGTCGTACCTGATCGATCAGATCGACGAGATCGAGAACATCGAGGTGCACACCTGCACGCAGGTCGTTTCCTGCATGGGCTCGGAGCACCTGGAACATCTCACCCTGCTGAACAGCGAGACCGGGGAGAAGCGCGAGGTGGACACGGAGTGGATGTTCGTGTTCATCGGCGCGGCCCCGCGGACGGACTGGCTGCCCGGTGACCTGCTCCGCGACGAGCGTGGCTTCGTCCTCACCGGACCCGACCTGCACGGCAGACCGCCGGGCTGGGTGCTGGAGCGGGAGCCGTACCACTTGGAGACGAGCATGCCGGGCGTGTTCGCCGCGGGCGACGTACGGGCCGAATCGGTGAAGCGGGTCGCGTCAGCGGTCGGCGACGGGGCGATGGCCGTGACACTGGTGCACCGATACCTGGAGATGCTCTGA